Within the Actinomycetota bacterium genome, the region TTGTTGGCCTCGACGAGCACCTTGATCCCCTGCGAGTCGATGAAAGTCATCCCGGCGAGATCCAGGACCACCGTGCCCTCGCCGTCAAGCGCGACAGCGACCGTTTCCAGGAGTAGGGGGGCGGTCGCCATGTCCAGTTCGCCGAACACAGACAGCACGACTTCGCCATCGCCGTTGCGGTGATGCGAGACACCGAATCCACTGCGATCTAACTCGGCCATTTCGCCGTCCTGTCGCAAGCCCCGAGAGAGGCGACAGAGCCCGCACGGCGGCGACCTGGGTCGAGGGCCGTCCTGCCGACAGAGGCGTCCCACTAAGACGTGTCTAAGACCCTAGCCGTTGCCCACGCCATGTCAATCGCTGCGCGACTACCGTCGTACCGTCGCCCCCGGAGGCTTGGCGGGGTTTGGCACGTCCGTCTGCCTGAAGCCCGCTGTCACCGGGGGCGACGTCGCGCCCGCTCCCGAGCGGGCATTCGGCGCTCTTTCCGGCGACCCGCAGCACGGCGCGGGTGGTGCGCGAGTAGTGAGTTTCGGCCCGCTGCGTCCTCGTGGCCTCGTGTCGTTCTCGCGCGTTGTTCGGTGCGAGCCCGGGCGCGGAACGCCGACTCTGCGCGGCCTTTGGTAGACGATGACCGTCCGCCTCGATGGAGGTCGACTGGAGGTCGGGCGGTGTGGCTTGCGACCCTGGCGGCGGTGTGTCGCGGCGTCGCGTTGGTCTTCTACGCGCTGATGCGACTCGCGAGTTCTTTCGTGCCCTCGCCGGTTAGATCCTCAAGGGCGTGGGCGCGGCCGTTGAGCGCCATGAGAATGGCTTCGCCGGGGCCATGGACTTCTGGTCCGGTTCCGACCCACCATCCGATGTCGGAAGCGACCAGTCGGAGGCCTTTCGCCCGCCGACGCGAGAACGCCATGGTCCAGGTCAAACCGCTTGCGGCGATGCCGAAGTCGAGTACGACCGATAGCCGCTCGGCCGGGATTTGGCGGACGATCCCGAGTGGCCGGCGTACGTCTTGCTGGTGGATCACGAGCTCGGAGAGTTGGGTGAGGATGTCGAACCGTCCGCCGAGCGTGGCCGGTGAGGCCAGCCAGTCAACGAGCTCGCTGGTCGAGCGAGTGCGCTCTGGTTCCATCTGGCGGTCTTCGGAGAACCCGACACGGGCCAGTTGGGTGATGCGCTGAACGGGATTGGTGTGCGCGTGGATGGCGATATGGATCACGGCGTCATGTACGGACCAGCCCTTGCACAGCGAAGGTGTCTCCCACTGCTCAGATGTCAGTCCTCGCAAGAGTGTTGCGAAGTCGTCCTGCTCGGCTTCGACCATGTTGCGCAGGGCGTAGGCGTCGGTCATGTCACTACTTCCTCTCGGCTGCTGCGCTCCACGGGATGTCCTGTACCGCGAGGCGGTCGGTGAGACCTTTGAGCTCGACCTGGCGTACGGGCGTAGCGGTGGTCGCCCCGGCTGCGATGGCGGTGGTTTGACTGGCGAGGATGGTGCCACCGTCGGCGTAGGCCGCGATACGAGCGGCTTGGTGCACGCCGAGGCCGGCGAAGTCGTTCCCGCTCAGCAGCGCTTCAGCCTCGTGTACGCCGATGCGAAGTTCCGGCGCGAAGCCGTGGATGTCGCGGGGCTCGGCGAAGCGCCGCTGGATCGCGACAGCGCAGTCGATCGCGGCAGCCGGGCTCGTGAAGACGGCGAAGAACCCGTCGCCCCCGCCGCGCTGCTTCACCTCTGATCCGCCGTGATGAGCCAACAGGTCCCGGATGGTGCGGTCGTGGGAGTGCAGCACCGTCGACCATCGTTCGTCACCCATCGA harbors:
- a CDS encoding STAS domain-containing protein translates to MAELDRSGFGVSHHRNGDGEVVLSVFGELDMATAPLLLETVAVALDGEGTVVLDLAGMTFIDSQGIKVLVEANKRAQLDRVRRVVLRSPQPQARKVLEMTGLAKLLTVED
- a CDS encoding maleylpyruvate isomerase family mycothiol-dependent enzyme codes for the protein MTDAYALRNMVEAEQDDFATLLRGLTSEQWETPSLCKGWSVHDAVIHIAIHAHTNPVQRITQLARVGFSEDRQMEPERTRSTSELVDWLASPATLGGRFDILTQLSELVIHQQDVRRPLGIVRQIPAERLSVVLDFGIAASGLTWTMAFSRRRAKGLRLVASDIGWWVGTGPEVHGPGEAILMALNGRAHALEDLTGEGTKELASRISA